In one Thermococcus sp. 2319x1 genomic region, the following are encoded:
- a CDS encoding proton-conducting transporter membrane subunit, producing the protein MTLPFLVILPLFGAFSMPIVSLLGKKLKEYWAVIISGATFAVAAKVFYTVWRNNEILLYTLGSDNPIGRGVDFPIRIVWEVDLFGALLALTITFVSFLAIVYSLGYMKHDTGLEKYYTLVLVLELGMLGVVITGDIFNFYVFLEIMSIASYALVAFRNDTWEGIEAGIKYMFVGSLASSFILLGIALLYGQYGTLTMSYLAIKIAENPTLVAKVALAFLIGGLLFKSGAVPVHMWLADAHPAAPSSISAMLSGLVIKAGGVYAIARIIFSIFNPGLHIYLRTFNAPSVNMDVIGWIIVFFACLTLLVGNAMAVVQTDMKRLFAFSSVGQIGYILLGIGIGTLAYGTKVGELALAGAIYHIVNHALIKALLFLVAGVVIHEVGTKNLNELSGLAKRMPLTTFSFTIGAAAIIGLPPLNGFASKWIIYESSAMYNPILAAVAVLGTVFSLAAYTKVLFTFLGTESHAVRKAKEPEKSMMFPMLVLVVAITVMGLLPWQISDKIMIPAAKMLEQLNGEYILALLKFIGGA; encoded by the coding sequence ATGACGCTCCCGTTTCTGGTTATCCTTCCACTGTTTGGGGCATTTTCAATGCCAATAGTTAGCTTACTTGGGAAGAAACTTAAGGAGTATTGGGCGGTTATCATCAGCGGCGCTACATTTGCAGTTGCCGCTAAAGTATTTTACACGGTATGGAGAAACAATGAAATCCTTCTCTACACCCTTGGAAGCGATAATCCAATTGGTCGGGGGGTGGATTTCCCGATCAGGATTGTGTGGGAGGTAGATTTATTCGGGGCACTTTTAGCTTTAACGATAACTTTTGTGAGCTTTTTGGCGATAGTTTATTCCCTCGGATATATGAAGCATGACACTGGCCTGGAGAAATACTATACATTAGTGCTCGTCCTGGAGCTGGGAATGCTGGGAGTTGTCATTACCGGGGATATTTTCAACTTCTACGTATTTTTGGAGATAATGAGCATTGCAAGCTATGCTTTAGTTGCCTTCAGAAATGACACATGGGAAGGGATTGAAGCAGGAATCAAGTATATGTTTGTTGGTTCACTGGCGAGTTCCTTTATTCTCTTGGGCATTGCCCTGCTTTATGGCCAGTATGGAACGCTTACAATGAGCTATCTCGCAATAAAAATAGCCGAAAATCCAACACTTGTGGCAAAAGTAGCTTTAGCTTTCCTTATTGGTGGGCTGCTCTTTAAGAGTGGTGCGGTTCCGGTCCATATGTGGCTGGCTGATGCCCATCCGGCGGCTCCAAGTTCAATCTCTGCGATGCTCTCGGGATTAGTCATCAAAGCTGGTGGAGTTTACGCTATAGCAAGGATAATATTCAGCATTTTCAATCCCGGATTGCACATATACTTGAGAACATTTAATGCTCCCTCAGTCAATATGGACGTAATTGGCTGGATTATAGTGTTCTTTGCTTGCTTAACGCTTCTTGTGGGAAATGCCATGGCGGTGGTGCAGACTGACATGAAGAGGCTTTTTGCCTTCTCGAGTGTGGGGCAAATAGGGTATATCTTACTTGGAATTGGAATTGGAACCCTTGCGTATGGCACTAAGGTCGGAGAGCTTGCATTGGCTGGAGCAATATACCACATAGTGAACCACGCATTGATAAAAGCTCTCCTCTTCCTTGTGGCGGGAGTTGTTATCCATGAGGTTGGCACAAAGAACCTTAATGAATTGAGTGGACTGGCAAAAAGAATGCCATTGACGACGTTTTCCTTTACAATTGGAGCGGCTGCTATAATAGGCCTCCCACCGCTAAATGGATTTGCGAGCAAGTGGATCATTTACGAAAGCTCCGCCATGTATAATCCAATCTTAGCGGCCGTTGCAGTTTTGGGCACGGTGTTCTCCCTCGCTGCGTACACTAAAGTGCTCTTCACCTTCCTGGGCACTGAGAGTCATGCGGTGAGAAAAGCAAAAGAGCCAGAAAAGAGCATGATGTTTCCAATGTTAGTTCTTGTAGTTGCAATAACCGTGATGGGTCTCCTTCCATGGCAAATAAGCGACAAAATAATGATACCGGCTGCAAAAATGCTCGAACAGCTCAATGGTGAGTACATACTTGCTCTCTTAAAATTCATTGGGGGTGCGTGA